The Girardinichthys multiradiatus isolate DD_20200921_A chromosome Y, DD_fGirMul_XY1, whole genome shotgun sequence genome has a window encoding:
- the LOC124864193 gene encoding branched-chain-amino-acid aminotransferase, cytosolic-like encodes MSERNSFGFAFVSARVDNLGLSAEEMAALRTALHARLVQTFPFSFGSMRFASSFKAADLTIERNPKCKPKPDPSTLLFGKQFSDHMLTISWSEKSGWDAPQIKPFQNLSLHPASSALHYSTELFEGMKAFRGVDNHIRLFRPMLNMERMHRSADRSCLPLFDKVEMLECIKKLVEVDQDWVPFSQDASLYIRPTFIGTEPSLGVSRTSKALIFVIFSPVGPYFATGSFNPVSLLADPAFVRAWKGGVGAYKMGGNYGPTIAVQNEALKQGCQQVLWLYGEHEEITEVGTMNLFIYWTNTKGERELVTPPLDGIILPGVTRQSLLDLARAWGEFKVTERTMAMKELLEALDAGRVLEVFGAGTACVVCPVETLLYKGKTYQVPTMQNGPDLAKRFFKELTDIQYGRKPNEWAPVVV; translated from the exons ATGTCTGAGCGGAACTCATTTGGATTTGCATTTGTTTCCGCACGGGTGGATAATCTCGGTTTATCAGCAGAGGAGATGGCAGCCCTCCGGACG GCGCTCCATGCACGACTTGTTCAGACTTTCCCATTTTCCTTTGGCTCCATGCGATTCGCCAGCTCCTTTAAG gcagcagatctcaCCATCGAACGCAACCCGAAATGCAAGCCAAAGCCCGACCCGTCCACTCTGCTGTTTGGCAAACAGTTCTCTGACCACATGCTGACCATAAGCTGGTCGGAGAAGAGTGGCTGGGACGCTCCGCAGATCAAACCCTTCCAGAACTTGTCTCTACACCCGGCCTCCTCCGCCCTGCACTATTCCACAGAG TTGTTTGAAGGCATGAAGGCCTTCCGTGGAGTCGACAACCACATTCGTCTGTTCAGGCCCATGCTGAACATGGAGAGGATGCATCGTAGCGCAGATAGGAGTTGCCTTCCT CTGTTTGATAAAGTCGAAATGCTGGAGTGCATCAAGAAGCTGGTGGAGGTTGACCAGGACTGGGTCCCTTTTTCCCAGGACGCCAGCCTCTACATCCGACCCACCTTCATAGGAACTGAG CCGTCTCTTGGTGTGTCTCGGACCAGTAAGGCGTTGATCTTCGTCATCTTCAGCCCAGTGGGACCATACTTTGCCACTGGGTCCTTCAACCCGGTTTCTCTGCTGGCAGATCCTGCGTTTGTCCGAGCTTGGAAAGGAGGAGTCGGGGCGTACAAGATGGGAGG TAATTACGGGCCGACCATCGCCGTCCAGAACGAGGCGCTGAAGCAGGGCTGCCAGCAGGTCCTATGGCTGTACGGAGAGCATGAGGAGATCACAGAGGTCGGCACCATGAACCTCTTCATCTACTGGACCAATACTAAAGGAG aGAGAGAGCTGGTGACTCCTCCTCTGGATGGCATAATTCTCCCAGGAGTGACCCGGCAGTCTCTGTTGGACCTGGCCAGAGCCTGG GGTGAGTTTAAAGTGACGGAGCGAACGATGGCGATGAAGGAGCTCCTCGAGGCTTTAGATGCTGGAAGAGTCCTGGAGGTGTTTGGAGCTGGAACCGCCTGCGTTGTTTGTCCCGTTGAAACCCTCCTTTATAAAGGAAAG ACATATCAGGTCCCTACCATGCAGAACGGTCCAGATCTTGCAAAGAGATTCTTTAAGGAGCTTACTGATATTCAG TATGGCCGCAAACCAAACGAATGGGCGCCAGTGGTTGTTTAA
- the LOC124864194 gene encoding interferon-induced 35 kDa protein homolog: MSSDEDFSLVGKSDQNEDTLEGVQALIKEYQKKYSEILEEQKDIKDSTVEHQDMTQQFKKRTQKLTEALKKDEISFKEQIASDEAKLNALKQEKSDLMEELQRIEAEIEEEDSRNAHLRERADVFSKMPEKKFVFSGKIGKANDTEDFEMKPHITYPMEEGTALITFEEEDVAIKILEMRKHKVDLGEECRIIVEAQPVHLMMPSLVEIDTEICPQRILISNLPKMDTETMQNKLEIHFSKSKNGGGEVDCCEFLPDSGTVVITFVEKNIAERLTETEHHEVKLTQTKHKVRVTPFINGKITNLETRTSMCRRTVLLTGIPNVMDQETLQDMLEIHFQKNGNGGGEIESFLYNPLGQHTLALFSNVSSEDTEE; this comes from the exons ATGTCATCAGACGAG GATTTCTCCCTGGTGGGAAAGTCGGACCAAAATGAAGACACCTTAGAGGGAGTCCAGGCTCTAATTAAGGAATACCAG AAAAAGTATTCTGAGATCCTGGAGGAGCAAAAGGACATAAAGGACTCCACTGTAGAACATCAGGATATGACCCAACAGTTCAAGAAACGCACACAAAAGCTGACAGAGGCCCTGAAAAAGGACGAGATCTCCTTCAAAGAACAGATCGCCAGTGACGag GCCAAGCTGAATGCGCTGAAGCAAGAGAAGAGTGATCTCATGGAGGAGTTACAGAGAATCGAGGCTGAAATCGAGGAAGAAGACTCCAGAAACGCCCATCTGAGGGAGCGGGCGGAT GTGTTCTCCAAAATGCCAGAGAAGAAGTTTGTCTTTTCTGGGAAGATAGGAAAGGCCAACGACACGGAGGACTTTGAGATGAAGCCTCACATCACTTACCCGATGGAAGAAGGAACGGCACTCATCACGTTCGAGGAGGAGGACG TGGCGATAAAAATTCTGGAAATGAGGAAACATAAAGTGGATCTGGGGGAAGAGTGCAGGATCATCGTGGAAGCCCAGCCGGTTCACCTGATGATGCCCAGTCTGGTCGAG ATCGACACTGAGATTTGTCCTCAGCGGATTTTAATCTCCAACCTACCCAAGATGGACACGGAGACTATGCAGAACAAACTGGAGATCCACTTCTCCAAATCCAAAAATGGAGGCGGCGAAGTGGACTGCTGCGAGTTCCTGCCAGACTCTGGGACGGTGGTCATCACGTTCGTGGAGAAAAACA TTGCAGAACGTTTGACCGAAACAGAACACCATGAAGTAAAGCTCACCCAAACAAAGCACAAAGTGAGAGTGACGCCTTTCATAAATGGAAAGATAACAAATTTGGAG ACCAGGACCTCCATGTGCCGTCGAACCGTTCTGCTGACAGGAATACCAAACGTCATGGACCAGGAGACTCTGCAGGACATGCTGGAAATCCACTTCCAGAAAAACGGCAACGGTGGAGGGGAGATTGAATCCTTCCTGTACAACCCACTGGGTCAGCACACCTTGGCCTTGTTCAGCAACGTCTCCTCAGAAGATACAGAGGAGTAG
- the LOC124864344 gene encoding 60S ribosomal protein L27: MGKFMKPGKVVMVLAGRYAGRKAVIVKNIDDGTTDRPYSHALVAGIDRYPRKVTTTMGKKKIAKRSKIKAFVKVFNYNHLMPTRYSVDIPLDKTVVNKDVFRDPALKRKARREAKVKFEERYKTGKNKWFFQKLRF; the protein is encoded by the exons ATGGGCAAGTTTATGAAGCCTGGAAAGGTGGTCATGGTCCTGGCTGGACGCTACGCCGGGCGTAAAGCTGTCATCGTCAAG AACATAGATGATGGCACCACCGACCGACCCTACAGCCACGCTCTGGTCGCAGGCATCGACCGCTACCCCCGTAAGGTGACCACCACCATGGGCAAGAAGAAGATTGCCAAGAGATCCAAGATCAAGGCCTTCGTCAAAGTTTTCAACTACAACCACCTCATGCCCACCAG ATACTCTGTGGATATTCCTCTGGACAAAACTGTCGTCAACAAGGATGTCTTCAGGGACCCTGCTCTCAAACGCAAAGCCAGGCGGGAGGCCAAGGTCAAGTTTGAGGAGAG GTACAAGACAGGCAAGAACAAGTGGTTCTTCCAGAAGCTTCGATTCTAA
- the LOC124864195 gene encoding 17-beta-hydroxysteroid dehydrogenase 14-like, giving the protein MSLRYQNKVVVVTGGSKGIGRGIVKAFVENGAIVVFCARGVAVGEAQEAEFNTQGPGSCKFVRCDMSKEEEIKRLITVTVELYGYIDCLVNNAGWHPPHKSTDETTAEEFRNLLNLNLISYFLASKFALPYLRQRQGNIINISSLVGTIGQKDAAPYVATKGAIISMTKAMAVDESGHHVRVNCISPGNVMTPLWEELAAQTVDATATIRTGENAQLMGRMGTEAECGVAAVFLAADATFCTGIDLILSGGAELNYGLKSQIPS; this is encoded by the exons ATGTCGCTCCGCTACCAAAACAAAGTGGTTGTTGTCACTGGAGGTTCCAAAGGCATCGGCAGAGGGATTGTCAAAGCGTTTG TGGAAAATGGAGCCATCGTGGTGTTTTGTGCAAGAGGAG TTGCAGTAGGTGAAGCCCAGGAAGCAGAGTTCAACACGCAGGGACCAGGATCATGCAAGTTTGTGAGGTGTGACATGTCCAAGGAAGAAGAGATCAAG CGACTGATCACAGTCACAGTGGAGCTTTATGGATACATCGACTGTTTGGTCAACAACGCAGGCTGGC ACCCTCCTCACAAATCCACCGATGAAACCACAGCAGAGGAGTTTAGAAATCTTCTAAATCTGAACCTCATCAGCTACTTCTTAGCTTCCaag TTTGCCCTACCGTATCTGCGTCAGCGTCAGGGAAACATCATTAATATCTCCAGTCTTGTGGGCACCATTGGTCAGAAAGATGCTGCACCTTATGTTGCCACTAAA GGGGCGATCATCTCCATGACAAAAGCcatggctgtggatgaaagtgGACACCACGTGAGAGTGAATTG CATCTCTCCAGGCAACGTGATGACACCTCTGTGGGAAGAACTTGCGGCACAGACGGTCGATGCCACAGCTACCATCAGAACGGGGGAAAATGCGCAG CTTATGGGTCGGATGGGGACTGAGGCTGAGTGTGGAGTCGCTGCTGTGTTTCTGGCTGCAGACGCCACGTTCTGCACCGGCATCGACCTCATTCTCAGTGGAGGAGCTGAACTCAACTACGGCTTGAAGAGTCAGATCCCGTCCTGA